The DNA sequence GCTGGGCGGCTTCACGGTGATCGGCCTGCTCAGCGGCTCGATCATCACCGAGACGATCTTCGCCTACCCCGGCATCGGGCAGTGGGTGGTGCAGTCGGCGCTGGCGCTCGACATCCCTTCCGTGCTGGGCTTTGCCCTGCTCTCCGCGCTGATCGTGGTGGTGGTCAGCACCCTGATCGACATCCTGTACGGTGTGGTCGATCCCCGCGTGAGGTTTGACTGATGACGACGGTCAGTGCTCCCCCCCAGTCCCAGCGCAGCGCCCTGCAAGGCTTCCTGACCTCGCGCCCGGTCATGAAGCTGCGGCGCAACAAGCTCGCCATGCTCGGGCTGCTGATTACCCTGCTGTTCGTGCTGGTGGCCTTTTTCGCGCCCTTTATCGCCCGGCCCTCGGCGGGGTCCAACTGCCTGCGTGACCTGGGGGTCAGCAGCCCCAACCAGATCTACAATCCGGCGGGCGGCGCGTTCTGGCAGGTGCTCTTCTCGGCGCCCGAGAGCTGCTACGCCATCGAGCGCGAGAGCTTCTCGCCCACGCCCACCCCGCCCAGCAGCGAGGCCATCTTCGGCACCAGCCAGGGCTACGACATCTTTTACGGCCTGGTGTGGGGCACCCGCACGATGTTCAAGCTGGGACTGATCATCGTGGGAATCACCCTGCTCACCGGGGTCATCATCGGCGCGATCAGCGGCTACTACGGCGGCTGGATCGACAACCTGATTCAGCGCTTTCTGGACGTGCTGTTCGCCCTGCCGGGATTGGTGCTCACCATCATCCTGATCACCTTCCTGAAGGCGAGCAATCCCGGCATTGACCCCTCGGTGCCGATCATCCTGGCCTTTGTCGCCACCGGCTGGGCCAGCTACGCCAAGATCGTGCGCGGCGACGTGATCCGGACGCGGCAACTCGAGTACGTGGACGCCGCCCGCAGCCTGGGCGCCC is a window from the Deinococcus budaensis genome containing:
- a CDS encoding ABC transporter permease — its product is MTTVSAPPQSQRSALQGFLTSRPVMKLRRNKLAMLGLLITLLFVLVAFFAPFIARPSAGSNCLRDLGVSSPNQIYNPAGGAFWQVLFSAPESCYAIERESFSPTPTPPSSEAIFGTSQGYDIFYGLVWGTRTMFKLGLIIVGITLLTGVIIGAISGYYGGWIDNLIQRFLDVLFALPGLVLTIILITFLKASNPGIDPSVPIILAFVATGWASYAKIVRGDVIRTRQLEYVDAARSLGARDNRLILKHIVPNSLASVLTIAVLDLGTVPLGIAALSFLGLGFPAGYAEWGQLVDFARAWLQPQYWYVMVYPAAFIILFSLGFNLFGDALRDAYDPKTR